A genomic region of Alligator mississippiensis isolate rAllMis1 chromosome 6, rAllMis1, whole genome shotgun sequence contains the following coding sequences:
- the LOC132251195 gene encoding homeobox protein MSX-1-like — protein MHQPCSSFPLGRWGLDCKPTSHFPGPAPPFCPGPPAPTRWFRPEMKSGSINLPPRPGLPRTWSNEWARGVCGAKPSLGEGVSGRLLRWGSPGAARQVSSSLGGSGRGRTVARPPFPRQTKSPGPGSLLPLPCCQSRGCPRTPCPSRRAASGWGRGAAKRPLRRGGGGGRGPGALSAAGGAEVNLAPGPAAPGPPAPALLGCNNHLKGEIKAPRARALCSRPHLMPRGPLRARRGRSFKGLAPARGRPVPAARRMDKGPFSVQWLAQSSRRAPPGAARDSPSLPRGAPPSPAPPGAPREQTGRSSPPGRPRTKFSTSQLQELERSFQEQRYIGASEKRRLSKVLNLSQTQIKTWFQNRRMKFKRQTQDARVEALFSGLFVPYHCYPEIQTSSYPHGMEFNIASSSSAAVPCVSLHTPMPSPALLLPPAPTQSIQAVVPSPALLLPPAPGFSSYPSAISPVSLTKDPNRLRFQPYLPSS, from the exons ATGCACCAGCCCTGCTCGTCCTTCCCGCTCGGCCGCTGGGGCCTGGATTGCAAACCAACCAGCCACTTCCCCGGCCCTGCCCCGCCTTTCTGCCCCGGGCCTCCGGCTCCCACTCGCTGGTTTCGTCCCGAAATGAAATCAGGATCAATTAATTTACCCCCCCGCCCCGGTCTGCCCAGGACATGGTCAAACGAGTGGGCCCGGGGGGTCTGCGGTGCAAAGCCAAGCCTCGGGGAGGGAGTTTCTGGTCGTTTGCTAAGGTGGGGGAGCCCCGGTGCGGCCCGACAGGTCAGCAGCTCCCTTGGCGGCTCTGGAAGAGGTCGCACAGTGGCTCGGCCTCCATTTCCCCGCCAGACCAAGTCCCCTGGCCCCGGCtcgctcctgccccttccctgctgccagagccggGGCTGCCCGCGCACACCCTGCCCCTCCCGCCGCGCGGCCTCGGGCTGGGGACGCGGGGCGGCAAAGCGGCCGCTGCggcggggtgggggcgggggaagggggcccggggcctTATCAGCCGCCGGCGGAGCAGAGGTGAACTTGGCGCCAGGGCCGGCAGCCCCAGGCCCGCCAGCCCCCGCACTGCTCGGATGTAACAATCACCTGAAAGGGGAGATTAAAGCGCCTCGCGCCCGGGCCCTTTGTTCTCGGCCGCATTTGATGCCCCGCGGCCCCCTCCGAGCCCGGCGCGGGAGAAGCTTTAAAGGTTTGGCCCCGGCGCGGGGCCGCCCAGTGCCCGCCGCCCGCCGCATGGACAAGGGGCCCTTCTCGGTGCAGTGGCTCGCGCAGAGCAGCCGCCGGGCCCCGCCCGGGGCCGCCCGGGACAGCCCGAGCTTGCCTCGGGGCGCCCCGCCGAGCCCAGCGCCGCCGG GTGCCCCGCGGGAGCAGACGGGCCGGAGCAGCCCCCCGGGCCGGCCCCGCACCAAGTTCTCGACCtcgcagctgcaggagctggagaggAGCTTCCAGGAGCAGCGCTACATCGGCGCCAGCGAGAAGCGGCGGCTGTCCAAGGTGCTGAACCTCTCGCAGACGCAG ATAAAGACTTGGTTCCAGAATCGTCGCATGAAGTTCAAACGTCAAACCCAAGATGCCAGGGTTGAAGCTCTCTTTTCAGGCTTGTTTGTACCATATCACTGTTACCCAGAGATCCAGACATCTAGCTATCCCCATGGGATGGAGTTCAATATTGCTTCTTCTTCATCTGCTGCAGTTCCCTGTGTTTCTCTTCATACACCTATGCCAAGTCCAGCCCTGCTATTGCCTCCTGCTCCAACACAGTCTATCCAAGCAGTTGTGCCAAGCCcagctctcctgctgcctcctgctccagGATTTTCTTCTTACCCATCTGCAATTTCACCAGTGTCTCTAACCAAGGATCCTAATAGATTGAGATTCCAGCCATACCTGCCTTCCTCCTAA
- the LOC132251196 gene encoding homeobox protein vent1-like: MSKADFSVAFLARPEQRPAGRSHLCCAPPPQPPSALRGSPLLLRAKPRGAAPSPGRAPAEPGAGQVRALPAEPPRPAPEGGWLSADESSGYESESAASGAASPPQPRRLRTAFTSTQICQLEKTFKRQKYLGAAERRKLAAALQLSEVQVKTWFQNRRMKLKRQIQDHHHSLLPPAPFYSYSQGTPPTLLQDYSHYPLGPQQQRLLPLPPSPALQLNSSFQVYDLPQNASYGLVAHDLPYYHQHFLPQLSLLPVFQNKMEDKQFNSLKTL, encoded by the exons ATGAGCAAGGCCGACTTCTCCGTGGCCTTCCTGGCCCGGCCCGAGCAGCGGCCCGCGGGCAGGTCCCACCTCTGCTGCGCGCCGCCGCCGCAGCCCCCCAGCGCCCTCCGCGGGAGCCCGCTGCTGCTCAGGGCCAAGCCCAGGGGGGCGGCCCCCTCCCCGGGCCGGGCGCCAGCGGAGCCGGGAGCCGGCCAGGTCCGGGCGCTGCCCGCCGAGCCACCGCGGCCGG CGCCCGAAGGCGGCTGGTTGAGTGCCGACGAGTCCTCGGGCTACGAGAGCGAGAGCGCCGCATCGGGCGCGGCCTCCCCGCCGCAGCCCCGCCGCCTGCGCACCGCCTTCACCTCCACGCAGATCTGCCAGCTGGAGAAGACCTTCAAGCGGCAGAAGTACCTGGGCGCCGCCGAGAGGAGGAAGCTGGCGGCCGCCCTGCAGCTCTCCGAGGTCCAG GTCAAAACCTGGTTCCAGAATCGTAGGATGAAGCTTAAAAGGCAGATACAAGACCACCATCAtagcctcctgcctccagctcctTTCTACAGCTATAGCCAAGGGACCCCACCAACTCTGCTACAGGATTATTCCCACTATCCTCTTGGCCCACAGCAGCAAAGACTCCTGCCTTTACCCCCAAGTCCTGCTTTGCAGCTCAACTCTTCCTTTCAAGTATATGACTTGCCACAAAATGCATCATATGGGCTTGTGGCACATGATCTGCCTTATTACCATCAACACTTTCTACCACAACTTTCCCTCCTTCcagtttttcaaaacaaaatggaagacAAGCAATTTAACTCCCTAAAGACACTATAA